A DNA window from Streptomyces sp. 71268 contains the following coding sequences:
- the pdhA gene encoding pyruvate dehydrogenase (acetyl-transferring) E1 component subunit alpha has protein sequence MTVLEQPGSYRPTPPPAWRPRTDPAPLLPDAEPYRLLGTDAVADADPGLLLRLYAELVRGRRYNAQATALTRQGRLAVYPSSTGQEACEIAAGLALADQDWLFPSYRDTLAVIARGVDPVEALTLLRGDWHTGYDPGEHRVAPLCTPLATQLPHAVGLAHAARLKGDDVVALAMVGDGGTSEGDFHEALNFAAVWQAPVVFLVQNNGFAISVPLAKQTAAPSLAHKSVGYGIPGRLVDGNDAVAMHEVLTGAVERARAGGGPTLIEAVTYRVEAHTNADDATRYRTDAEVEAWRAHDPIDLLERELRSRGLLTDDVTTEARDAAERMAARLRERMNADAALDPMDMFAHVYAEKTSQLQEQAAQLRAELDAELDAEEER, from the coding sequence ATGACGGTCCTTGAGCAGCCCGGCTCCTACCGGCCCACGCCGCCACCGGCCTGGCGGCCTCGTACCGACCCCGCGCCCTTGCTCCCCGACGCGGAGCCGTATCGGCTCCTGGGCACGGACGCCGTGGCCGATGCCGATCCGGGGTTGCTGTTGCGGCTCTACGCCGAGTTGGTGCGTGGCCGTCGGTACAACGCGCAGGCCACGGCGTTGACCCGGCAGGGCAGGCTGGCCGTCTACCCCTCCTCCACCGGGCAGGAGGCGTGCGAGATCGCCGCAGGCCTCGCCCTCGCCGACCAGGACTGGCTCTTCCCCAGCTACCGGGACACCCTCGCGGTCATCGCGCGCGGGGTCGACCCGGTGGAGGCGCTGACGCTGCTGCGCGGCGACTGGCACACCGGTTACGACCCGGGCGAACACCGGGTGGCGCCGCTGTGTACGCCGCTGGCCACTCAACTGCCGCACGCCGTGGGCCTGGCGCACGCGGCGCGCCTCAAGGGCGACGACGTGGTCGCCCTGGCCATGGTCGGCGACGGCGGCACCAGCGAGGGCGACTTCCACGAGGCGCTGAACTTCGCGGCCGTCTGGCAGGCGCCCGTCGTCTTCCTCGTGCAGAACAACGGCTTCGCGATCTCCGTGCCGCTGGCCAAGCAGACCGCGGCGCCGTCCCTCGCCCACAAGAGCGTGGGGTACGGCATTCCCGGCCGCCTCGTCGACGGCAACGACGCCGTCGCCATGCACGAGGTGCTGACCGGGGCCGTCGAGCGGGCGCGCGCCGGCGGCGGGCCCACCCTGATCGAGGCCGTGACCTACCGCGTGGAGGCGCACACCAACGCCGACGACGCCACCCGCTACCGCACGGACGCCGAGGTGGAGGCGTGGCGCGCGCACGATCCGATCGATCTCCTTGAGCGAGAACTGCGGTCGCGCGGCCTGCTGACCGACGACGTGACGACCGAAGCGCGCGACGCCGCCGAACGGATGGCCGCCAGGCTCCGCGAGCGCATGAACGCCGACGCCGCGCTCGACCCGATGGACATGTTCGCGCACGTGTACGCCGAGAAGACGAGCCAACTGCAGGAGCAGGCGGCCCAACTGCGTGCGGAGCTCGACGCCGAGCTCGACGCGGAGGAGGAACGATGA
- a CDS encoding TetR/AcrR family transcriptional regulator: protein MTMAKRDTYTPESLLAVAVEVFNERGYDGTSMEHLSQAAGISKSSIYHHVKGKEELLRRAISRALDGLFGILREPGALEGAAIDRLQYVVRRTAEVLMAELPYVTLLLRVRGNTDTERWAMERRREFDHEVAELLKTAAADGDLRPDVDVRLATRLLFGMINSIVEWYRPGRGGAATSDEVADAVVRTAFAGLRV, encoded by the coding sequence GTGACCATGGCCAAGCGCGACACCTACACGCCCGAATCGCTGCTCGCGGTCGCCGTCGAGGTGTTCAACGAGCGCGGCTACGACGGCACCTCGATGGAGCACCTCTCGCAAGCGGCGGGCATTTCCAAGTCCTCGATCTACCACCACGTCAAGGGCAAGGAGGAGTTGCTGCGGCGGGCCATAAGCCGGGCGCTCGACGGGCTGTTCGGGATTCTCCGGGAGCCGGGCGCACTGGAGGGCGCGGCCATCGACCGGTTGCAGTACGTGGTCCGGCGCACGGCCGAGGTGCTGATGGCGGAGCTGCCGTACGTGACGCTGCTGTTGCGGGTGCGGGGCAACACGGACACCGAGCGGTGGGCCATGGAGCGGCGGCGCGAGTTCGACCACGAGGTGGCCGAGCTGCTCAAGACGGCGGCGGCCGATGGCGACCTGCGCCCGGACGTGGACGTGCGACTGGCCACCCGGCTGCTGTTCGGGATGATCAACTCCATCGTCGAGTGGTACCGGCCGGGCCGGGGCGGGGCGGCGACCAGTGACGAGGTGGCGGACGCGGTGGTGCGGACCGCGTTCGCCGGGCTGCGGGTGTGA
- a CDS encoding Lrp/AsnC family transcriptional regulator, with translation MSDEQMANPSELPPARPLDPIDRDILRMLRTDGRASVRSVAERVHISRANAYARINRLIDDGVIRGFSARINQERAGQGASAYITLKIVQNSWRTVREKLQELPGTAHIALVSGDFDVLLLVHTPDNRALRELVLTRIQAIPEVLGTRTLLVFEETDLGLDTEL, from the coding sequence ATGTCAGACGAACAGATGGCCAATCCGAGCGAGCTGCCACCGGCACGGCCACTCGACCCGATCGACCGCGACATTCTGCGGATGCTGCGAACGGACGGTCGCGCCTCCGTACGTTCCGTGGCCGAACGCGTACACATCTCGCGAGCCAACGCCTACGCGCGCATCAACCGGCTCATCGACGACGGCGTCATACGCGGCTTCAGCGCCCGCATCAACCAGGAGCGAGCGGGCCAGGGCGCCTCCGCGTACATCACCCTCAAGATCGTGCAGAACTCGTGGCGCACCGTCCGCGAGAAGCTCCAAGAGCTACCCGGAACCGCGCACATCGCCCTGGTCAGCGGCGACTTCGACGTCCTGCTGCTGGTCCACACGCCCGACAACCGCGCCCTGCGCGAACTGGTCCTCACCCGCATCCAGGCCATACCGGAGGTCCTGGGCACCCGCACCCTGCTGGTCTTCGAGGAGACCGACCTCGGCCTGGACACGGAACTCTGA
- a CDS encoding alpha-ketoacid dehydrogenase subunit beta, whose amino-acid sequence MTTAAIPTTRKAGRKPASMAQALTSALRDAMTDDPTVHVMGEDVGSLGGVFRITDGLAKEFGEERCTDTPLAEAGILGTAIGMAMYGLRPVVEMQFDAFAYPAFEQLISHVSRMRNRTRGAMPMPLTIRIPYGGGIGGVEHHSDSSEAYYMATPGLHVVTPATVADAYGLLRASIASDDPVVFLEPKRLYWSKADWSPEQPEQVAPIGRAVVRRTGRSASLITYGPSVPVCLEAAEAARSEGWDLEVVDLRSLVPFDDETVCASVRRTGRAVVVHESTGFGGPGGEIAARITERCFHYLEAPVLRVAGFDLPYPPPMLERHHLPGVDRVLDAVARLQWEADWTSEPGRGGAERLAGGAH is encoded by the coding sequence ATGACCACCGCGGCCATCCCCACCACCCGCAAGGCGGGGCGCAAGCCCGCGAGCATGGCGCAGGCGTTGACCAGTGCGCTGCGCGACGCCATGACCGACGACCCCACGGTGCACGTGATGGGCGAGGATGTCGGCAGCCTCGGCGGTGTCTTCCGGATCACCGACGGGCTGGCGAAGGAGTTCGGCGAGGAGCGTTGCACCGACACCCCGCTGGCCGAGGCCGGCATCCTGGGCACGGCGATCGGCATGGCGATGTACGGGCTGCGGCCGGTGGTGGAGATGCAGTTCGACGCCTTCGCCTACCCCGCGTTCGAGCAGTTGATCAGCCACGTGTCGCGGATGCGCAACCGCACCCGGGGTGCCATGCCGATGCCGCTGACCATCCGCATCCCGTACGGCGGCGGCATCGGTGGCGTGGAGCACCACAGCGACTCGTCCGAGGCGTACTACATGGCCACGCCAGGCCTGCACGTGGTGACACCGGCGACCGTCGCCGACGCGTACGGCCTGCTGCGCGCGTCCATCGCGTCCGATGACCCGGTGGTCTTCCTGGAGCCGAAGCGGCTGTACTGGTCGAAGGCCGACTGGTCGCCGGAGCAGCCGGAGCAGGTCGCTCCGATCGGCCGCGCGGTCGTGCGGCGCACGGGCCGCAGTGCCAGCCTGATCACCTACGGACCCTCGGTCCCGGTCTGCCTGGAGGCGGCCGAGGCGGCGCGCTCCGAAGGCTGGGACCTGGAGGTCGTTGACCTGCGCTCGCTGGTGCCGTTCGACGACGAGACGGTGTGCGCGTCGGTGCGCCGCACCGGGCGCGCGGTGGTGGTCCACGAGTCCACCGGGTTCGGCGGCCCCGGCGGGGAGATCGCCGCCCGGATCACCGAGCGGTGCTTCCACTACCTGGAGGCGCCGGTGCTGCGGGTAGCGGGGTTCGACCTCCCGTACCCGCCGCCGATGCTGGAGCGGCACCACCTGCCGGGCGTGGACCGGGTGTTGGACGCGGTGGCCCGCCTCCAGTGGGAGGCCGACTGGACGTCCGAGCCCGGTCGGGGCGGGGCCGAGCGGCTCGCGGGGGGTGCTCACTGA
- a CDS encoding 3-hydroxyacyl-CoA dehydrogenase, whose product MARDRVVAVVGAGTMGQGIAQVALVAGHPVRLYDALPGRAAQAADAIGARLDRLVAKGKLSAERREAARSRLLPAGGLAELSDAALVIEAVVEQPSVKQELFTELERVVAADCLLATNTSSLSVTAVAGPLQRPGRLLGLHFFNPAPLLPLVEVVRGHATDEAAADLAYETVAEWGKTPVRCADTPGFIVNRIARPFYAEALRCYEERAADPATIDAVLRESGGFRMGPFELTDLIGQDVNEAVTRSVWDAFFQDPKFTPSLAQRRLVESGLHGRKTGRGWFSYGDGSADKAPSRPAPHTAEPRTPPEAVVIHGDLGPAAVLPELISDAGIKVTYQGWDDGGAGFIELPGGARLGLTDGAAASTAPTADTLCFDLALDYRTATRIALAASETARPGSVKAAVGLFQALGKDVSVIDDIPGLIVARTVAMLVDFAADALGRRVAEAHDIDTAMRKGVNYPRGPLEWGGELGPEWVRRVLENLHAAYPTGRYAPSPLLVRRAAARRDLL is encoded by the coding sequence ATGGCGCGCGACCGGGTCGTGGCTGTCGTCGGAGCCGGCACCATGGGCCAGGGCATCGCACAGGTCGCCCTGGTCGCCGGGCACCCGGTGCGGCTCTACGACGCGCTGCCGGGACGCGCGGCGCAGGCCGCCGACGCCATCGGGGCCCGCCTCGACCGGCTCGTCGCCAAGGGCAAGCTGTCCGCCGAGCGGCGCGAGGCCGCCCGGTCCAGGCTGCTGCCGGCCGGCGGGCTGGCCGAGCTGTCCGACGCGGCCCTGGTCATCGAGGCGGTGGTGGAGCAACCCTCCGTCAAGCAGGAGTTGTTCACCGAGCTGGAGCGAGTCGTCGCCGCCGACTGCCTGCTCGCCACCAACACCTCCTCGCTGTCCGTCACCGCCGTCGCCGGCCCCCTCCAGCGCCCAGGTCGCCTCCTCGGCCTGCACTTCTTCAACCCGGCGCCGCTGCTCCCGCTGGTCGAGGTGGTGCGCGGACACGCCACCGACGAGGCCGCCGCCGACCTCGCGTACGAGACCGTCGCCGAGTGGGGCAAGACCCCGGTGCGCTGCGCCGACACCCCCGGCTTCATCGTCAACCGGATCGCCCGCCCGTTCTACGCCGAGGCGTTGCGCTGCTACGAGGAACGGGCGGCCGACCCCGCCACCATCGACGCCGTGTTGCGCGAGTCGGGCGGCTTCCGCATGGGTCCCTTCGAGCTGACGGACCTGATCGGCCAGGACGTGAACGAGGCCGTCACCCGATCCGTGTGGGACGCCTTCTTCCAGGACCCCAAGTTCACGCCGTCACTCGCCCAGCGGCGGCTGGTTGAGTCCGGGCTGCACGGTCGCAAGACGGGGCGCGGTTGGTTCTCGTACGGCGACGGCTCGGCAGACAAGGCACCGAGCCGGCCCGCCCCGCACACGGCCGAGCCGCGGACGCCGCCCGAGGCGGTGGTCATCCACGGCGACCTGGGACCGGCGGCGGTGCTCCCCGAGCTCATATCCGACGCCGGCATCAAGGTCACCTACCAGGGCTGGGACGACGGGGGAGCGGGCTTCATCGAGCTACCGGGCGGCGCTCGGCTCGGTCTCACCGACGGTGCCGCCGCCTCGACCGCTCCGACCGCCGACACCCTCTGCTTCGACCTGGCCCTGGACTACCGCACCGCGACCCGGATCGCGCTGGCCGCGTCCGAGACCGCCCGGCCCGGCTCGGTCAAGGCCGCCGTGGGTCTGTTCCAGGCCCTGGGCAAGGACGTCAGCGTCATCGACGACATACCGGGCCTGATCGTGGCCCGCACGGTGGCGATGCTCGTGGACTTCGCGGCCGACGCGCTGGGCCGGCGCGTCGCCGAGGCGCACGACATCGACACGGCCATGCGAAAGGGGGTGAACTACCCGCGAGGCCCGCTGGAGTGGGGCGGCGAACTGGGCCCCGAGTGGGTGCGGCGCGTGCTGGAGAACCTGCACGCCGCCTACCCCACCGGGCGCTACGCTCCCTCGCCGCTCCTGGTCCGCCGTGCGGCGGCGCGCCGGGACCTGCTCTAA